GGCGCCACCCTGCTGGCTACCAGCATCATCTCGCTGCACGGGCTGTCCATCCTGCCGGCTACCCAGGTGATGACGCTGATGCTGCTGGAACTGGTGTTCGCCGCCATTTCCGCCTACTTCCTCGCCGGCGAGGCGATGAAGACGCAGGAGCTGATCGGCGGGCTGCTGATCGCCAGTGCCAGCCTGATGTCCGGGCGTATCGTGCAGAAGAAGCCGGCCGCGGCGGCGGTGATGGCGGCGGCTACCGATCACTGAAGCAGGAGGCAGCATGTTGATACGCAAGATGACGGAGGCGGATTTTCAGCGCTTCTGGCCGGTGTTCCAGGGCGTGATCGCGGCGCAGGATAGCTACGCCTTTGCGCCGGACATGACGCTGCAGCAGGGCTGGCAGCTGTGGGGCGAGCTGCCGCTGCAGACCTGGGTGGCAGAGGACGACGGCGAGCTGCTGGGCAGCTATTTCCTGAAAGCCAATGCCGCCGGGCCCGGCAGCCATGTTGCCAACTGCGGCTACATGGTGTCGCCGGCGGCGCGCGGGCGCGGCATTGCCGCGGCCATGTGCGAGCACTCGCAGCAGCAGGCGCGCGAGGCCGGCTTTCTGGCGATGCAGTTCAACAGCGTGGTGGCCAGCAACAAGGTGGCGGTGGCGCTGTGGCAGAAGCTCGGCTTTGCCATTGTCGGCCGCGTGCCGCTGGCCTACCGGCATCGCGAGCTGGGCCTGGTGGACATCCTGGTCATGCACAAGCAGCTGGGCTGAGAGCGGTCGCGGCTTGACGCCGGCCGGTGCGTGGCGGCACAATCCGTTCAATATTTTCATTATTGTCGAAATATGGAATCAACACTTGTCGTCAGGATGTTGGCCGCATTGGCGCAGGAAACACGGCTGGCGGTTTTTCGCCAGTTGGTGGAGGCCGGCCCGGCCGGGCGTGCCGCCGGCGAGCTGGCCACGGCGCTGGATTGCGCGCCGGCCACGCTGTCCTTCCATCTCAAGGAACTGGTGCATGCCGGGCTGATCGCCGGCCGGCAGGAAGGCCGCTTCGTGATCTATGCGGCCAACTTTGCCGCCATGAACGGCCTGCTGGGTTACCTCACCGATAACTGCTGCCAGGCATCGCCGGCCGACGGCTGCGGCTGCTGAACAGGAGAGCTGTCATGAAACGCATGCATATTCACGTCGCGGTGGATGATCTGGCTGCCAGCATCCGCTTTTACAACGCCTTGTTCGGTGCCGAGCCAACGGTGCACAAGCCGGATTACGCCAAGTGGATGCTGGACGACCCGCGGGTCAACTTCGCCATCAGCCAGCGCGGTGCCCGGCCAGGGCTGGATCACCTGGGCATCCAGACGGAAAGCGCCGAGGAACTGGCAGAGCTGAAGCAGCGCATCGATGCCGCCGGCCTGGCGGCGCTGAGCGAGGAGGGGACCACCTGCTGTTACGCGGTATCCGACAAGCACTGGCTGCAGGACCCGTCCGGCATCGCCTGGGAGAGCTACCACACGCTGGACACGGCGCCCACCTACAACACCGCGCCGGCTGCCGTTGCGGCCAACCCCGACAGCTGCTGCGCCCCCGCCAGCGGCGCGATCAGCGAGGCCGCCTGCTGCGCGCCGGCACCGCAGCGGGTGCAGCTGATCGCGCGCAAGAACATCGAAGCCACCGTTTCCAGGGAAAGGAAGTCCCGTGACTGACAAGGTTTACAACGTACTGATCCTCTGCACCGGTAACTCGGCGCGCAGCATTCTGGGCGAGGCGCTGATCAACAACCTGGGCCAGGGGCGCTTCCGGGGCTACAGCGCCGGCAGCCAGCCCACCGGCAAGGTGAACCCCTACGCGCTGAAGACGCTGGAAAAGCATGGCATCGCCACTGCCGGCTACCGCAGCAAGAGCTGGGACGAATTCGCGCTGCCGGATGCGCCGCAGATGGATTTCGTGTTTACCGTGTGCGGCAATGCCGACGGCGAAGCCTGCCCGGTGTGGCCGGGGCACCCGATGCGCGCGCACTGGGGGGTGGAAGATCCGGCCGGCGTCGGCAGCAACGACGAAGAAGCGATGGCGGCGTTCGCCAGGGCGTTCATGATTCTCAAGCGCCGGGTGGAGCTGTTCATGTCGCTGCCGGTGGACAAGCTGGACGCGCTGGCGTTGAGGCAGAAACTGGCGGAGATCGGCAAGCAATGAATGCGCGTGCATACGTGGCGGAAGCGCTGGGCACGGCGCTGCTGCTGGTGGTGGGGCTGGGCTCCGGCATCATGGCGCAGCAGCTGGCGGGCGGTAACGTGGCGCTGGCGCTGCTGGCCAATACCCTGGCCACCGGCGCCGGGCTGCTGGTGCTGATTACCGTGTTCGCGCCGCTGTCGGGCGCCCACCTCAACCCGGCGGTGAGCCTGGTTATGGCGCGATGCGGCCAACTGCCGTGGCGGCAATTGCTGCCTTATGTTGCCTGCCAGCTGGCCGGCGCGCTGGCCGGGGTGCTGCTGACGCATGCCATGTTCGATCTGCCCTTGTTGCAGGTGGCGCAGCATGCGCGTACCGGTTGGTCGCAATGGCTGTCCGAGGCGGTGGCCACTGCCGGCCTGCTGCTGGTCATCTTCGGCGCCATGCGCCATGCCGGCGAGCGCATTCCGCTGCTGGTGGCGCTGTATATCGTGGCCGCTTACTGGTTTACCGCGTCATCGGCATTTGCCAACCCGGCCATCACGCTGGCGCGTTGCCTCAGCGATACCTTTGCCGGCATCCGCCCGCAGGATGTGAGCGGCTACGTGCTGGCGCAGCTGGCCGGTGCGCTGCTGGGCGGCAGCCTGGGCAGCTGGCTGTTCGCCACGCCGCCGGTGCGGCAGGCCGCCACGGCAGCGGTGTCCGATCTGGCGGGATAGCAGCGTACTCCCCCTGCTCTCAGGGGGTAGCGCCGTAATGGCGCAGGATGCGCTCGTATTCGCCGGACTGATGCAGGGCGGTCAGGCCCTGGCTGAATTCGGTGAGCAAGCGGCCGCTTTCCGTCTTGTGGCGGCTGAAGGCGATGTGCAGCGGCATCACTTCCAGTGGCGGCTCCTCCCAGCACAGCGGTACCGATAGCGCAGGCTTCGCCTGCCGCTGCAGGTACTGCGCCACTTCACGATCGATCAGCACCAGGTCGAGTCGCCCTGCGGCCAACTTGTACAGGTTGCTCATGTCGTCTTCGGCATCGACGCTGTGCAGGCCGGCCTGCTCGAAGCTGTCCGGGTTCTTGTAGCCCTGCACCGTGCCGATGCGCAGCGTGCGCAGCTGTGCCAGCTCGCTCACGTTGACACGGTGGTCGCAGCGGCTGAAGAAACCCAGCGTGGTGTTGTAGATCGGCAGGCTGAAATACAGGAAGCCGCTGCGCTCCTGCGAATACCACAGCCCGAGCAGGCCATCGAAATGGCCGTTCTGCACCTCGCTCAGTGCCCGCACCCAAGGGCGAAAGCTCAGCCGCAGCGAGATGCCGCGCTGGGCAAAGGCCGCGCGCGCGATGGCGCCGATCAGGCCGCCAGCCGGGTCGGTCGCGGTGGTGTAGGGCGGATATTCCGCGGCCGCCAGGGTGATGCTCTGGCCAGCGGCCAGGCAATACTGGCTGCACAGCAGGGCCAGCAACAGGCAGAGTGTTTTCATGCCGTAGTCTTGGAGTCGTTTCACGATCTGTGGTGTGTGTGCCGAAAACCTTAGGCGCCGGCTACGGTTTGGCTATGGTGAATTTACCACGCTTGCTTGCAGCCGAACGCCATGATCGTAAATTGGTTTTTATAGATATTCCAGCCGACAAGGCCCGCGTCTACCTGTACTTTGCGGCAGGCTACTCCTCCCACGGCCACCAGTCGGGCAGCGGCTGCAGTGCGCTTTCCGGGTACTGCGCGAACAGGTTGGCCGCAAGGCGCAACGGTTGCTGCACGCCGTGCTCGCCCAGCCAGTCGTCCAGTGCCTCGACCTGTTCCTCCTTGCCCATCAGCCGGTACAGCAGCGCCCAGTCTTCCGGCAGGCACCACGGCAGGCCGTCGGCCTGCTGCACGGCGCTGGCATCGAACGGCCAGCGAAAGCTGCCCTTGGGCAGGCGGATCGCCATCTCGGCGATCAGGTCCACCGGCGCGGCATCCGGCAACTCGAAGCGGGCGTAGTGGCGGGTGGCGTATTGCGGATGCGGCGGCGGGGTGATGTCGCGGCCACGCGCCGCCAGCACCTCGCGCACGGCGGCAAAGTCGGCGGCGGTGGTGACGATGTCCAGGCCGCGCGGTTCGTCCACCAGGCCCAGCTGTTGCAGCAGGGTGCTGCCGCCTATGGCCCAGCAGCGGCCGGCCAGCGCCGGCGCCAGTTGGTGTGCCAGTTGCAATGGGGTCTGCATGCGGGCTCCTTGCCGGTGGCTCAGTAGTGCGGCGGGATGTCGTCGCGCAGCGAGCGCTGCTCTTCCGGCTGGTTGCCGGCCTGCTGCAGGCGGTACAGGTGGCGCAGCTGTTCCTGCAGCAGGTCGATCTGCTGCTGCTGGCGCGCCACGGTCAGGTTGAGCGCGTCCAGCAGTTCTTCCTGCAGCGCAAGCTTGATTTCCAGTTCGGTAATGCGGGATTCCATGGTGGCTCCAGGCGGGTAGTGCGCGCATTGTAGCCATGTTGGCCGCACGCCGGCAGGCAAACCGTGCCGCGGCTAGACCTGGAAGCGCGCCACCATGCGCTCCATATCGGCCACCACGTCCTTCATCACCCCGGAGGTGGCGGCGGCATGGTGGGCGATATGGGTAACATCCGCCGAGTGGCTCACCACCACCTCGATGCGCTGCGCTACCTCGGTGGAGGCCCGCGCCTGCTGCTGCAGCGCCGCGCTCAGCGTGGACATGATGCCTGCCACCTGCTGCGACAGCTGGCGCAGCTGCGACAGGCTGTCGCCGGCCAGTTCGGCGCGGTGCACGCTGTCGTTGGCCAGGGTGACGCTGTTGCCCACCTCCTGCACCACCTCGCTGGTGGAGTGCTGGATGGCGGATACCATCTGCACGATTTCACTGGTGGACTGCGCCGTTTTTTCCGACAGCTTGCGCACCTCGTCGGCCACCACCGCAAAACCGCGGCCATGTTCGCCGGCGCGCGCCGCCTCGATGGCGGCATTGAGCGCCAGCAGGTTGGTCTGGTCGGCAATATCGCGGATCACGGCGACGATGCTGGATATCCGTGCCGACTCCTCCTGCAGCTGGCTGATACGCTCCGCCGCGCCGATCACCACGCGCGACACCTGCTGCAATTCGCCGATCAGCCCCAGCAGCGAATCATGCCCGGCCCTGGCCTGCAGGTCGGAGCTGCTGCTCAGCTCGGCCGCCGCCACCGTGCTGTCCGCCACCTCGCTGATGGAGCTGGTCAGGTTCTCGGCGTTGGCCGCAATGCCGCTGGCGGCCTCGCCCTGCTGTTCCACCGCGTGCTCCATGCGCTGCACCGACTGGTTGAGTTCCTCCGACGACTGGCGCAGCGAATCGGCATTGCGGCGCGTGCCCAGCATGGCTTCGCGCAGCGCCACCTGCATGTCGGCCATGGCCTGGATCAGCTTGCCTACTTCATCGCGGCTGGCCGCGGGCAGCTCGCCACGCAGGTCGCCACCGGCAATGCGTCGTGCCGCCGCTACCGTTTCGGCCAGCCTGGCCGCCATGCCGCTGGCGATCAGCAGCGACAGCACCAGCGCCAGGGCGATGCCCAGCAGCAGGGCGATGATGCCGCTGCGGATGCTGCTTTGCGCCGCCTCCTGGGCGCGGCTGCCGGCCGCGCGGGCTTCATCCGCACTCAGCCTGGTCAGCGCGTCGGTCTGGTCGCGCAGCAGGTTGGCGCGTTTCACCCACTCGCCCTTGCGCAGCGCCTGCGCGGCGTCCTCCTGGCCGCTGGCGCGCAGCGCGATCGCCTGTTCCACCGTGGTGCGGTAGTCGGCCGCCGCCTGCAGCGCCTGCTGGTAGGCCTTGCGTTCGGCCTCGCTGGAGATCAGTGGCTCATAAGCCTGGAATGCCTTGCCCAGCGAGGCATCCAGCTGTTGCATCGATTGCGCGGTCTTGGTCTGCTCGGCCGGCTGGGTGGACAGCATGTATTCCAGGCTGCGCACCCGGTAGCGCAGGCGCAGCTGGCTGATGTCCGCCACCGCCTGCAGCGAGGGTAGCGAGGTGTCGCTGATGACATGGCTGTCGCGGCTGATGCCGTGGATCTGCCACAGACAGTACAGGATGGCGGTAACCAGGATGCCGCCGCTGCCAAGGAAGCTGACCAGGAACTTTGCCCGCAGGCCCAGATTATCGAGAAATCGCATGGCGCCTCTCCTTGCCAGCCGGATAATGCCGAAAGTATAGGCAGCGTCCTGGCGGATTGCCGCCCGGCTGCATGGTGGCCGGGCAGGAGGCGCTACGGCCTGCTAGCCGCGCATAAAAACAATGCCGCCGGCACGGGGCCGGCGGCATTGAGGGGTGCAGTAGTGCTGCGGTGTTACATCGGCAGCACGCGCGCGGTGCCGTTGCCGCTGAGAATCTTCACGCGCTGGCCCGCGCTGATGGGCACATCGGCTTCCTGCACGATGGAGATGGTGCGGCCCTTGTCGGTCTGGATGGTCAGCTCGTAAGCGGCCTTGCTGCTGCCGCGCTGCATGCCCTCGGCAGCAACGCCACCGATCATGGCGCCAACGATGGCGCCGGCGGCGGAGCCCTTGCCCTGGCCGACGCTGCTGCCGGCGATGCCGCCCAGCGCGGTGCCGCCCAGGGTCAGCAGGTCATTTTTGCTGCCTTCCATCCTTACCGATTTCACATCCAGCACCTTGCCGTATTCCACGTCGTGAATCTGGCGCATGTCGGACTGGCTGTAGACGGCGGCGGAGTCCGAACCGTACATGCTGGTGCAGCCTGCCAGCAGGGCAACGGACAGCAGGGACAGGGTGGCGGTAAGGCGCAGGCGGGACATGATGCAACTCCATGAGATTCACAATGGCCCGTATTTGACCACATTCCCGGGGCGGGGTTTGCGCTAACTACGTGACTATTTGTGACGAAGTGTGAAGACGAATGGCCTCAGTCGGCCAGTTGCGCCGCGAATTCGGCGGGTACCGACGGCCGGCCACGTTCGTTGATGGCGGTACCGACGATCAGGCCTTCCAGCACCACCTTGCCGTCGTCCTGGCGGATCACCTGCTGGCGGAAACCGAAGCGCACCTTGGATACCGGCTCGAATGCCACCGTTACCATGAACTTGTCGCCGCTGGTGAGCGAGGCCTTGTAATCCAGCTCGGAACGCACCACCACCAGGTTGATGTTCTGGCGCGCCAGCTCGGCGAAATCGATGCCCTTCTCCAGCAGGAATTCATGGCGGGCATGTTCCAGGTAGTTGAAGTACACCCCGTTATTCACGATGCCCTGCATATCGCATTCGTAATCACGCACCTTGAATTCAACGGTAAAAACGGACATCGGCTGGCTCCATCGGCAATGTAGTGGTCAAAGCACCGGCGACAGGATGCCGCGGCGCGGGGAAGGGAGTGTAGCGTAAAGCTCAAGGTTTGAGAGATGGCTGTTATCGAGTGCTGCTGGATTTGACTTAAGGAGCTTGGTGGTCAGACAAGAACATGCGGCCATGGTTGGCCGCATTGCTGTTTATCGATAGCTGGTCAGTTGCAAGACGGTTGCCGGACCGGCCCTGAATGTCGGGTTAAGCCGGTCTGCTTCCAGCATATGTGGCGAAACGTCATGCGCGCTCAAGGCTTCTGCTGATGTCCAGCGCTCAGTCAGCACAAACTGATCGTTGTTATTTGCCACCCGATGCAGCTCGTATTCAAGGCATCCAGCTTCTGCTCGCACCAGTGGGGCGAGTTTTTCGAATGCTTGAATCTGCTGCTTGCCAAGCCCGGGTTGAACCTGGATGAGAACGATAAGTACAACTTCGTGGGACATAAATCCTCCGTGAATGCATTGGTTAATGATCCCGGAGAGAGTATTCGATCGATTCTGTTCTGGTTATTGAGTTGGCATTTGTTTTGCTGCAATGCACAGACAACAAGTTGTGAAGTTTGTGCAGAGAGTAATGTCCGGATGTGCTTAGCTCAGGGCGTTGGCCGCAGCGCCTTGATCACGTACAGGTCGAAGCGGGTGGACTTGCCGTCCATCACTGCCGAAGGCTTGACGCCGGCGATGGCCGGGCCGCGCTGCGGGCGCTTCACCACCACGCGCACGGTGGCGGCGGCAATGGCGGCGGCCAGCAGTTCGCTGCTGTCCAGGTCGTCGCCGATTACCTGCTGGAAGGCCTGCATGCCTTTCTTGGCGGCGGCGCTTTTCTTGTCGGTGTCGGGGAACATCGGGTCGACGAACACCACCTCCGGGCGCTGCGCCTCCGGCAGTTCGGCCTGTGCGGCCAACCAGCGGCGGGCATCGGCGTGCACCAGCGTCATGCGGCGGGCGATGTCCATGGTGTCCGGGTGCCAGCGTGCGCGCTCCAGCGCGTCGTGCAGCAGCGCAGCGGCTACCGGCGAACGCTCCAGCAGGGTGACCTCGCAGCCCAGCGTGGCCAGTACGAAGCTGTCGCCGCCGAGGCCGGCGGTGGCATCCACCACCCGCGGCAGTTCCTTCGCGCCCTTCAGGCCGATGGCCTTGGCCACCGGCTGGCCGCGGCCGCCACCCTGTTCGCGGCGGTGGCGTGCGGCGCCTTCGACGAATTCGGCATACACCGCGCCATGCTTGCCGCTGGTGAGCAGCTCCAGCCGTTCCGGCCCCAGCTCCAGCCAGTAGCCTTCCTGCGGGCGCTGGGTCACCAGCGGCAGGGCAAAGCGTTCGGCCAGTTGCTGCGCGGTGTCGCGCCGCGCCGGTTCGGCGCAGAAGAGTGGAGTGGCTGCGGTCATGATGCGGTTCCTTGCAAGTGGCGGCGAAGATACGGCAAGCGCCGGGCGGCGGCAATCTTGCTGGCAATAATTCGTGTTGCATAGCATGGGGCCATGAACATGCTTACCGCTTTCTGCCTGGGGCTGGTGCTGTGTGTCTGGCTGCCTGCGCCGCCGGACTGGCACCTGCTGCTGGCAGCCGTGATCGTCGCCTGGCCGCTGTGGTGGCGCCGGCGCACGCTGCTGCTGGCCGTGCTGCTGCTGGGCGTGGTCTATGCCGGCTGGCGCATCGAGCTGCGTCTGGCCGAGCGGCTGCCGGTGGCGCTGGAAGGCGTGCCGCTGCTGCTGGCCGTGCTGCTGCTGGGCGTGGTCTATGCCGGCTGGCGCATCGAGCTGCGTCTGGCCGAGCGGCTGCCGGTGGCGCTGGAAGGCGTGCCGCTGCAGATACATGGCACGGTGCGGGGGCTGGCCGCCACCGGGGAGTTTGGCGTGCGCTTTCGCTTGCAGCCGGATGAGGCCGACCGCCGGGAGCATGGTTTGCCGCCGCTACTGGAGCTGAACGATTACGCCAGGCAGGACTGGCCGCCGGGCAGCCGCTGGCAGCTGTTGGTGCGTTTGCGCCAGCCGCGCGGTGCGGCCAACGTGGCCGGCTTCGATGCCGCGCGCTGGTACTGGAGCGAAGCCGTGCAGGCCACCGGCAGCGTCGGCAAGCACCGGCGGGCGCTGGCGGCGGACTGTGGCTGGCAGTGCCGGCTGGATACGCTGCGACAGGCGGTGGTGACGCGGCTGGCCAGCAGCATCGGCCCGGGGCGCGATGCGGCACTGGTGGCGGCACTGGCGGTGGGCGCGCAGCAGGGAATTGCCCGGCCCGAATGGCAGGCGCTGGCGGCCACCGGCCTGACGCACGCGGTGAGCGTGTCGGGCCTGCATATCACGCTGGTGGCCGGGCTGGTGCTGTGGCTGGTGCGCCGGCTGCTGCGGCCGTGGCCGCGCTGCCAGCCGCAGCGGCTTGCCCTGCTGGCCTCGCTGTTGGGCGCCGTGGCCTATGCCTTGCTGGCCGGGTTTTCGGTGCCGACACAGCGCACGGTGTGGATGCTGGCCGCCACCGTGGCGGCGCTGTGGCAATGGCGCAGCCTGTCCGGCTGGCAGGTATGGTTGGCCGCACTGGCGGTGGTGCTGCTGATCGACCCGTTCGCCGTGCTGGCGGCCGGCTTCTGGTTATCGTTCGGCCTGGTCGGCGCCTTGATCGCCGGCGAGAGCGGGTTGCGCCGCCGCCCTGGCTACTGGCCGGCGCTGCTGGGCGCGCAATGGCGTGCCACGCTGGCCTCGCTGCCGCCGCTGGCGGCCATGTTCGGGCAGTGGCCGCTGCTGTCGCCGCTGGCCAATGCGCTGGGCATTCCGCTGGTGTCGCTGTTGCTGACGCCGCTCGCGCTCTTGGCCGCCGCCTTGCCCTGGGCCTGGCTGGCGCGGCTGGCGGGTTGGGCGGCGGCCGGTTTCTGGTGGTGGGTGGACTGGCTGGCCGCCGGGCCGCAGTGGTGGTTTCCAGCCTTGCCCTGGCCGCTGTTGCCGGCGGCGCTGCTGGGTACGCTCTGCCTGGTGCTGCCGTTGTCGCGCAGCCTGCGGCTGGCAGGCCTCCTGTTGTTGCTGCCCCTGCTGCTGTACCGCGCGCCGCGCCCACTGGCGGGCGAGCTGCGGGTGGAAATGATCGACGTGGGGCAGGGGCTGGCGGTGCTGTTGCAGACGTCGCGGCATGATTTGTTGTTCGACACCGGCGCCGGCGATGCCGGCCGCGTGCTGCTGCCGGTGTTGCGTGCGCTGGGGGCAAGTGCGCCGGCGCTGATGCTGTCGCACCACGACGCCGATCATGATGGCGCCGCCGCCGGTGTGTTGGCGGCCCTGCCGGTGCCGCAGCTATGGCGCGGCCAGCCCGGCAGCGTGCCGGAACACCAGGCTCAGCCCTGCCGCGCGGGGCAAAGCTGGGTGTGGGACGGGGTGCGTTTCGACGTGTTGTGGCCGCGGGCGGAGACCAGCGGGGAGGATAATGCGCACAGCTGCGTGTTGCGGGTGGCCACCTGGCGGCAGGCGATCCTGCTGACCGGCGATGCGCCGCAGGCGGTGGAACTGGAACTGCTGCGGCGCTACGGTGCGGCCTTGCGCAGCCAGGTGCTGGTGGTGGGGCATCACGGTAGCCGTACTTCCAGTGCCGAGGCGTGGCTGGATACCGTGCAGCCGCAGTACGCACTGATCAGCGTGGGCTATCACAACCGTTACCGCCATCCGCACCCGCTGGTGCTGCAAAGGTTGGCCGCGCGGGCGCTGCCGCCGTGGCGCACCGATCAGCTGGGGGCGCTGCAGTTGCGGCTGGGGGCGCAGATCGACATCACGCCGCGCCGCCAGCGCCGTTACTGGCAGCCGGCGGATCAGGCGGCCGGCAGGTAGCTGACGGCGCGCACCACGTTGCCGCGCTCGCGGTATTCCAGTTCGTCGAACGACAGCCGGCGCGCAATCATGATGCCGCGGCCGTGGCTGGCCAGCAGTTCGCCCGGTTCGCGGGTGAGAAAGTGCTGCCAGTCGAAGCCGTCGCCCTGGTCGCGGATCTCGAAACTCAGCGCCCTGGCACTGCGTTCCAGGCCAAGGCTGACCTTGCGCGCACCCAGCACCGGGTCGGCCAGGCGGCGTTCCAGCTCCTGCTCCCAGCGCTCCTGCTGCTGCAGCCGGGTTTTTTCCTCGAAGCTGACACCCAGGTTGCCGTGTTCGATGGCGTTGACGATCAGTTCGAACAGGCCGGTGGCCACCTTTTCCGGCTCCGGGCTGGTCTTGGCCAGCAGCGCGGCCACGTGGCGAGCCTCCTGCAGGGTGTGGAAGCTGAACTCGGCACGGTCCAGGAACTGCAGCGCGCCCATCTGCTGGTTGGCCAGCTCGCGGAAATACTGGTGGCGATCCCAGTGCACGGTGGCGGCGGCCACCACCGCCAGCAGCATGTCGCGCGAGAACGGCTTGGTGAGGTAGTAGAAGGCGCCGGACGACAGCCCCTCCTGCACGCTGGCCGCAGCGCCCACCGCGGTCTGCATGATCACCGGCAGGAAGGCCAGGTGCGGGTTGGCCTTCATGCGGCGCAGTAGTTCGAAGCCGCTGATGCCCGGCATCATTTTGTCCAGCAGCACGGCGGCGTACTGTTCGCCCTCGCGCTGCAGAATCTGCCAGGCATCCTCGCCGTTGTCGGCGGCGACGGTTTCGTAGCCGGCGTCCTGCAGCAGCTCTCCCAGCAGCTCCAGGTTGAACGGTTCGTCGTCTACCAGTAACAAACGCTTGGCCATGTCATTTCTCCTTGTTCAGGCCGTATTGCCGCCGCGGCAGGGTGAAGCTGAAGATGGCGCCGCCACCTTCCGCATTGTGTACTGCAATGGCGCCGCCGTGGGCATGCACGATCTCGCGGCAGATGGCCAGGCCCAGGCCGGTACCACCGGCACCGGTCTTGGTCAGGCTGCTCTGGATGAATTTGTCGAAAATCTGTTCGCGCTCGTGCTCCGGCACGCCGGGGCCGTAGTCGCGCACATCCACGCGCAGCGGTGCTTCCGGGCTGCTGCCGGGCACGATGTCCACGCTGACGCGGGCGCCCTGCGGGCTGAACTTGATGGCGTTGGACAGCAGGTTGCGCACCACCTG
This Vogesella sp. LIG4 DNA region includes the following protein-coding sequences:
- a CDS encoding response regulator; protein product: MAKRLLLVDDEPFNLELLGELLQDAGYETVAADNGEDAWQILQREGEQYAAVLLDKMMPGISGFELLRRMKANPHLAFLPVIMQTAVGAAASVQEGLSSGAFYYLTKPFSRDMLLAVVAAATVHWDRHQYFRELANQQMGALQFLDRAEFSFHTLQEARHVAALLAKTSPEPEKVATGLFELIVNAIEHGNLGVSFEEKTRLQQQERWEQELERRLADPVLGARKVSLGLERSARALSFEIRDQGDGFDWQHFLTREPGELLASHGRGIMIARRLSFDELEYRERGNVVRAVSYLPAA
- a CDS encoding DNA internalization-related competence protein ComEC/Rec2, whose amino-acid sequence is MNMLTAFCLGLVLCVWLPAPPDWHLLLAAVIVAWPLWWRRRTLLLAVLLLGVVYAGWRIELRLAERLPVALEGVPLLLAVLLLGVVYAGWRIELRLAERLPVALEGVPLQIHGTVRGLAATGEFGVRFRLQPDEADRREHGLPPLLELNDYARQDWPPGSRWQLLVRLRQPRGAANVAGFDAARWYWSEAVQATGSVGKHRRALAADCGWQCRLDTLRQAVVTRLASSIGPGRDAALVAALAVGAQQGIARPEWQALAATGLTHAVSVSGLHITLVAGLVLWLVRRLLRPWPRCQPQRLALLASLLGAVAYALLAGFSVPTQRTVWMLAATVAALWQWRSLSGWQVWLAALAVVLLIDPFAVLAAGFWLSFGLVGALIAGESGLRRRPGYWPALLGAQWRATLASLPPLAAMFGQWPLLSPLANALGIPLVSLLLTPLALLAAALPWAWLARLAGWAAAGFWWWVDWLAAGPQWWFPALPWPLLPAALLGTLCLVLPLSRSLRLAGLLLLLPLLLYRAPRPLAGELRVEMIDVGQGLAVLLQTSRHDLLFDTGAGDAGRVLLPVLRALGASAPALMLSHHDADHDGAAAGVLAALPVPQLWRGQPGSVPEHQAQPCRAGQSWVWDGVRFDVLWPRAETSGEDNAHSCVLRVATWRQAILLTGDAPQAVELELLRRYGAALRSQVLVVGHHGSRTSSAEAWLDTVQPQYALISVGYHNRYRHPHPLVLQRLAARALPPWRTDQLGALQLRLGAQIDITPRRQRRYWQPADQAAGR